A segment of the Chloroflexota bacterium genome:
TTGAGACCAGGATGAGGCATCCGAGGACTACGAGCAGGATCGTCGCCTGCCAGCGACGTGAGACAAACGCAGGCATCAGTTTGGCTTCTCCAGTTTCTCCACAGGAATGTCTCGGTATTTGTCGCCGATCTCAATGAGCATGTGGGGGATGTCGTCGGCGTCAATGGGATACTTGCGCCCACAGTTTTC
Coding sequences within it:
- a CDS encoding Trm112 family protein, translated to MLDQELLDILACPACKTKVTLVKESWLVCENCGRKYPIDADDIPHMLIEIGDKYRDIPVEKLEKPN